From one Streptomyces spiramyceticus genomic stretch:
- a CDS encoding LysR family transcriptional regulator codes for MPHDIEPRLLRAFEAVAEDLHFTRAAARLFTAQQALSRDIRRLERELGSELFVRSTRSVSLTADGERLLPYARRVLAAYDELGAAWTHEERPLLVDVGAPVGTGYRVLEAARAAAPDIEFVGRFHSGLTGAAASIVGGRLDVSSGRVAGLDPAVLDQLEHRPVRFERMAVLLADDHPLAALDEVPLDALAGETLYAGAGNPATAEWTDLAARLFEGRGIEVAAPFPEIEGAEEFVRLVRKRRWSVLASTEFIAVPGMELRPVVDPVPLSPISLVWRKGLRHKGLDVLNRVTDELLKRHKWLKMPAGSWLPEADMSLMLNNT; via the coding sequence GTGCCCCATGACATAGAACCCCGGCTGCTGCGCGCCTTCGAGGCCGTGGCCGAGGACCTTCACTTCACCCGCGCCGCCGCCCGGCTCTTCACGGCCCAGCAGGCGCTCAGCCGTGACATCCGACGGCTGGAGCGGGAGTTGGGCTCCGAGCTGTTCGTACGGTCCACCCGCAGCGTGTCGCTGACGGCGGACGGTGAGCGGCTCCTGCCGTACGCGCGACGAGTACTGGCGGCGTACGACGAACTGGGCGCGGCATGGACGCACGAGGAGCGGCCGCTGCTGGTGGACGTCGGGGCGCCGGTCGGCACCGGCTACCGGGTGCTGGAGGCGGCCCGGGCCGCCGCGCCCGACATCGAGTTCGTCGGGCGCTTCCACAGCGGGCTCACGGGCGCCGCGGCCTCGATCGTCGGCGGCAGGCTCGATGTCTCGTCGGGCCGGGTCGCCGGGCTCGACCCGGCGGTGCTCGACCAGCTGGAGCACCGGCCGGTGCGCTTCGAGCGCATGGCGGTGCTGCTCGCCGACGACCATCCGCTGGCCGCACTGGACGAGGTGCCGCTGGACGCGCTCGCGGGGGAGACGCTCTACGCCGGGGCGGGCAATCCGGCGACGGCGGAGTGGACCGATCTGGCGGCCAGGCTTTTCGAGGGGCGGGGCATCGAGGTGGCGGCGCCGTTCCCGGAGATCGAGGGCGCGGAGGAGTTCGTACGGCTGGTCCGCAAGCGGCGCTGGTCGGTGCTGGCGAGTACCGAATTCATCGCGGTGCCGGGCATGGAACTGCGGCCGGTCGTCGACCCTGTGCCGCTGTCGCCCATCTCACTTGTGTGGCGAAAAGGGCTCAGACATAAGGGGCTTGACGTCCTAAATAGGGTGACTGATGAGCTCTTGAAGCGCCACAAGTGGCTGAAAATGCCTGCCGGGAGCTGGCTGCCCGAAGCCGATATGTCACTGATGCTCAACAACACCTGA
- a CDS encoding bifunctional polysaccharide deacetylase/glycosyltransferase family 2 protein produces MRYLLPSLFLVALLAMLMLRGYVHSEILADHRVRPPAPIDQVPERILKGGPVIDARSAQDPKALSIPDRRLVLTFDDGPDPLWTPKVLDKLKQYDAHGVFFVTGTMASRHPDLVERMVHEGHEVGLHTFNHPDLSFQTKSRIDWELSQNQLAIAGAAGIRTSLFRPPYSSFSDALDNKSWPVTQYIGSRGYITAFNNTDSEDWKRPGVEAIIKRATPKGTEGSIVLMHDSGGDRSQTVAALDRFLPSMQERGYRFNNLTEALGAPSAHTEVTGPELWKGKAWVYAVAFSEKTTSVLVVGLAAIGVLVMLRFGLMLLLSVLHARKVRRRTFSWGPPVTRPVSVLVPAYNERECIANTVHSLMSSEHPIEVIVIDDGSTDGTADIVEAMRLPNVRVVRQENAGKPAALNNGIAHARFDIVVMMDGDTVFEPATVRELVQPFGDPRVGAVAGNAKVGNRDSLIGAWQHIEYVMGFNLDRRMYDLLGCMPTIPGAVGAFRADALHRFGGMSEDTLAEDTDVTMALHRDGWRVVYAEKARAWTEAPESVQQLWSQRYRWSYGTMQAIWKHRRAVIERGPSGRFGRVGLPLVSLFMVLFPLLAPLIDVFLLYGLVFGPTQKTVVAWLGVLAIQAVCAAYAFRLDREKMTHLISLPLQQILYRQLMYVVLLQSWITALTGGRLRWQKLRRTGVVEAPGSIPAQRQRSNEKRPVA; encoded by the coding sequence ATGCGCTATCTGCTGCCTTCGCTGTTCCTGGTGGCGCTGCTCGCCATGCTGATGCTGCGCGGCTACGTACACAGCGAGATCCTCGCCGACCACAGGGTCCGCCCCCCGGCCCCCATCGACCAGGTCCCCGAGCGCATCCTCAAGGGCGGCCCGGTCATTGACGCGCGTAGCGCGCAGGACCCCAAGGCACTGAGCATCCCCGACCGCAGGCTCGTCCTGACCTTCGACGACGGCCCCGACCCCCTGTGGACGCCGAAGGTTCTCGACAAGCTCAAGCAGTACGACGCGCACGGCGTCTTCTTCGTCACCGGCACGATGGCCTCGCGCCACCCGGACCTGGTCGAGCGGATGGTGCACGAAGGGCACGAGGTCGGGCTGCACACCTTCAATCACCCCGATCTCTCCTTCCAGACCAAGTCCCGCATCGACTGGGAGCTGTCCCAGAACCAGCTCGCGATCGCGGGCGCGGCCGGTATCCGCACCTCTCTCTTCCGCCCGCCGTACTCCTCGTTCTCCGACGCCCTCGACAACAAGTCCTGGCCGGTCACGCAGTACATAGGCAGCCGCGGCTACATCACGGCGTTCAACAACACCGACTCCGAGGACTGGAAGCGCCCCGGCGTCGAGGCGATCATCAAGAGAGCCACCCCCAAGGGCACCGAGGGCTCGATCGTGCTGATGCACGACTCCGGCGGCGACCGCTCGCAGACCGTGGCGGCCCTCGACCGCTTCCTGCCCTCGATGCAGGAGCGCGGCTACCGGTTCAACAACCTCACCGAGGCCCTGGGCGCACCCTCCGCCCACACCGAGGTCACAGGCCCCGAGCTGTGGAAGGGCAAGGCCTGGGTCTACGCCGTGGCGTTCTCCGAGAAGACCACCAGCGTCCTGGTCGTCGGCCTCGCCGCCATCGGCGTCCTCGTCATGCTGCGTTTCGGCCTGATGCTGCTGCTGTCGGTCCTGCACGCCCGCAAGGTGCGCAGGCGGACGTTCAGCTGGGGCCCGCCGGTCACCCGCCCCGTCTCGGTGCTCGTCCCGGCGTACAACGAACGCGAGTGCATCGCCAATACGGTGCACTCCCTGATGTCCAGCGAGCACCCCATCGAGGTCATCGTCATCGACGACGGCTCGACGGACGGCACGGCGGACATCGTCGAGGCGATGCGCCTGCCGAACGTACGCGTCGTACGCCAGGAGAACGCGGGCAAGCCCGCCGCCCTCAACAACGGCATCGCGCACGCCCGTTTCGACATCGTCGTCATGATGGACGGCGACACGGTCTTCGAGCCGGCCACCGTCCGCGAGCTCGTCCAGCCCTTCGGCGACCCGCGCGTCGGCGCCGTCGCGGGCAACGCCAAGGTCGGCAACCGCGATTCGCTCATCGGCGCGTGGCAGCACATCGAGTACGTGATGGGCTTCAACCTCGACCGCCGCATGTACGACCTGCTGGGCTGCATGCCGACGATCCCCGGCGCGGTCGGCGCCTTCCGCGCCGACGCGCTGCACCGCTTCGGCGGCATGAGCGAGGACACCCTCGCCGAGGACACCGACGTCACCATGGCGCTGCACCGCGACGGCTGGCGCGTCGTGTACGCGGAGAAGGCCCGCGCCTGGACCGAGGCACCGGAGAGCGTGCAGCAGCTGTGGTCCCAGCGCTACCGCTGGAGCTACGGCACCATGCAGGCGATCTGGAAGCACCGCCGCGCCGTCATCGAACGCGGCCCTTCCGGGCGCTTCGGCCGGGTGGGCCTTCCGCTCGTCTCCCTCTTCATGGTGCTGTTCCCGCTGCTGGCGCCGCTCATCGACGTATTCCTGCTGTACGGCCTGGTCTTCGGCCCCACCCAGAAGACCGTCGTCGCCTGGCTCGGCGTGCTCGCCATACAGGCGGTCTGCGCCGCGTACGCCTTCCGGCTCGACCGGGAGAAGATGACCCACCTGATCTCGCTGCCCCTCCAGCAGATCCTCTACCGGCAGCTGATGTACGTCGTGCTGCTCCAGTCCTGGATCACCGCACTCACCGGTGGCCGGCTGCGCTGGCAGAAGCTGCGCCGCACCGGTGTGGTCGAGGCGCCCGGCTCCATCCCGGCGCAGCGTCAGCGGAGCAACGAGAAGAGGCCCGTCGCATGA
- a CDS encoding nitrate/nitrite transporter — translation MAGRWIEQWDPEDETFWKETGERIARRNLFFSVFSEHIGFSIWTLWSVMVLFMGPEYGVDPAGKFFLIATATLIGALVRVPYTFAVARFGGRNWTVFSALMLLLPTGAAYAVMEPGTSYTTFMVVAALTGVGGGNFASSMTNINSFFPLRKKGWALGLNAGGGNIGVPVVQLVGLLVIGTAGATHPRILLAAYIPLIIVAAVCAVLWMDNLAPVRNDTGAAKAAVRDPHTWIMSFLYVGTFGSFIGYSFAFGLVLQTQFGRTPLQAASLTFIGPLLGSLIRPLGGSLADRFGGARITLWNFAAMAGATGVVVYASVSESLPVFLTGFIALFVLTGLGNGSTYKMIPAIFQAKALAKGMTGEAAAAYGRRLSGASMGLIGAVGALGGLAINLAFRQSFLTAGTGTAAFASFLAFYAVCFTLTWAVYLRRPVAVQAKPQPAYAEV, via the coding sequence ATGGCAGGCCGGTGGATCGAACAGTGGGACCCCGAGGACGAGACCTTCTGGAAGGAAACGGGGGAGCGGATTGCCCGGCGCAATCTGTTCTTCTCCGTATTTTCCGAGCACATCGGCTTCTCCATCTGGACCCTGTGGTCCGTCATGGTGCTCTTCATGGGCCCGGAGTACGGCGTGGATCCGGCCGGGAAGTTCTTCCTGATCGCGACGGCCACCCTGATCGGGGCCCTCGTCCGGGTCCCGTACACCTTCGCCGTAGCGCGCTTCGGCGGCCGGAACTGGACGGTCTTCAGCGCGCTGATGCTGCTCCTGCCGACGGGTGCGGCGTACGCCGTCATGGAACCGGGCACCTCCTACACCACCTTCATGGTGGTCGCGGCCCTCACCGGCGTCGGTGGCGGAAACTTCGCCTCCTCCATGACCAACATCAACTCCTTCTTCCCGCTCCGTAAGAAGGGCTGGGCGCTGGGCCTCAACGCGGGCGGCGGCAACATCGGCGTACCCGTGGTGCAGCTCGTCGGCCTGCTCGTCATCGGCACGGCAGGCGCGACCCACCCCCGCATCCTGCTCGCCGCGTACATCCCCCTGATCATCGTCGCGGCCGTCTGCGCCGTGCTGTGGATGGACAACCTGGCGCCCGTACGCAACGACACAGGGGCGGCGAAGGCCGCCGTGCGCGACCCGCACACCTGGATCATGTCCTTCCTGTACGTCGGGACCTTCGGCTCCTTCATCGGCTACAGCTTCGCCTTCGGCCTGGTCCTCCAGACGCAGTTCGGTCGTACGCCGCTGCAGGCCGCCTCGCTCACCTTCATCGGCCCGCTCCTCGGCTCCCTGATCCGCCCCCTCGGCGGCTCCCTCGCCGACCGCTTCGGCGGCGCCCGCATCACGCTGTGGAACTTCGCCGCGATGGCGGGTGCGACCGGGGTCGTCGTCTACGCCTCCGTGTCCGAGTCGCTCCCGGTCTTCCTGACCGGCTTCATTGCCCTCTTCGTCCTGACCGGCCTCGGCAACGGTTCGACGTACAAGATGATCCCCGCGATCTTCCAGGCGAAGGCGCTGGCCAAGGGCATGACGGGCGAGGCGGCCGCGGCGTACGGGCGGCGGCTCTCCGGGGCCTCGATGGGCCTGATCGGTGCGGTCGGCGCGCTCGGCGGGCTCGCGATCAACCTGGCCTTCCGGCAGTCCTTCCTCACCGCCGGGACGGGCACGGCGGCCTTCGCCTCCTTCCTCGCCTTCTACGCTGTGTGCTTCACGCTGACCTGGGCGGTATACCTTCGCCGGCCGGTCGCGGTGCAGGCAAAGCCGCAGCCCGCCTATGCCGAGGTCTGA
- a CDS encoding acyltransferase family protein, whose protein sequence is MTFGTTGPIDATAPMPRAQAGPRPSAAPTAGPPGRDRYLDVLRAVALVRVVVYHIFGWAWLTVLFPSMGVMFALAGSLMARSLKRPAAGVIRGRVRRLLPPMWAFSLTIVPIMFYFGWEPLKEEGLWWFVKLANYVFPLGAPPYPWHSGDKPGLLEDTWAVQAAGPLWYIRAYLWFVIASPLLLWAFRRVPWVALFAPLGVTAVIGTGLVTIPGEAGNAVTDFAVYASCWMLGFAHNDGLFQKVPRYISVSVSAMVMAFGLWWASGHLTADGWDLNDIPLAQACWSFGFCVILLQYSPSWKELPPKLKGFDTVITLANNRAVTIYLWHNMLIMATIPVIDLLFEIPGVWPTYSGYIEDAYTTLMLIVVWPLIGLMIITVGWLEDVAAQRKPRLWPNGSPRKSSRSHKH, encoded by the coding sequence ATGACCTTCGGTACCACCGGCCCGATCGACGCCACCGCCCCGATGCCGCGGGCACAGGCCGGGCCACGTCCGTCCGCCGCGCCCACTGCGGGACCGCCCGGCCGCGACCGGTATCTCGACGTGCTGCGGGCCGTCGCGCTCGTCCGCGTCGTCGTCTACCACATCTTCGGCTGGGCCTGGCTGACCGTGCTCTTCCCGTCCATGGGCGTGATGTTCGCGCTGGCCGGGTCGCTGATGGCGCGCTCCCTGAAGCGGCCGGCGGCGGGCGTCATCCGTGGCCGTGTCCGACGGCTGCTGCCGCCCATGTGGGCGTTCTCGCTCACCATCGTGCCGATCATGTTCTATTTCGGCTGGGAGCCGCTGAAGGAGGAAGGCCTGTGGTGGTTCGTCAAGCTCGCCAACTACGTCTTCCCGCTCGGGGCACCGCCGTACCCCTGGCACAGCGGTGACAAGCCGGGCCTCCTGGAGGACACCTGGGCGGTCCAGGCCGCCGGTCCCCTCTGGTACATCCGCGCCTACCTGTGGTTCGTCATCGCGTCGCCGCTGCTGCTGTGGGCGTTCCGCAGGGTCCCGTGGGTGGCCCTGTTCGCGCCGCTCGGTGTCACCGCGGTCATCGGCACCGGCCTGGTGACGATCCCCGGCGAGGCCGGCAACGCCGTCACTGACTTCGCGGTGTACGCCTCCTGCTGGATGCTCGGCTTCGCCCACAACGACGGCCTGTTCCAGAAGGTCCCGCGCTACATATCGGTGTCAGTTTCCGCGATGGTCATGGCGTTCGGCCTGTGGTGGGCATCCGGCCATCTCACCGCGGACGGCTGGGACCTCAACGACATCCCGCTCGCCCAGGCGTGCTGGTCGTTCGGCTTCTGTGTGATCCTCCTCCAGTACTCGCCGTCCTGGAAGGAACTGCCACCGAAGCTGAAGGGCTTCGACACGGTGATCACGCTGGCGAACAACCGGGCGGTGACGATCTACCTCTGGCACAACATGCTGATCATGGCGACCATCCCCGTCATCGACCTGCTCTTCGAGATCCCGGGCGTCTGGCCCACGTACTCTGGCTACATCGAGGACGCGTACACCACGCTGATGCTGATCGTCGTCTGGCCGCTCATCGGCCTGATGATCATCACTGTCGGTTGGCTGGAAGACGTCGCAGCCCAGCGCAAGCCCCGCCTGTGGCCCAATGGGTCACCCCGGAAGTCAAGCCGCTCACACAAGCACTGA